The following is a genomic window from Methanolinea sp..
GCTCACGTACTCTCCCGGGATGGAGGGGTGCTTCGTGTAGACCACGTGGAGGAGGTCGACCTGCCGTATGCCCGGGATGTACCGGAGGCAGGAGAACGCGTGCTGCGAGTCAGGAGAGAAATCGAACGGAACGAGGACTTTTTCGTACATGGGAGATTCCTCCGGGAGACCCTGTCAGTGGTAAGGTAATGTGTCCCGCGGCGCATATTTAAAATGTGCAGGAAGGCGGCGCGCGGCACGGTGTTTCCCTCGCTTCGCAGCCATCACGCCCACCGTTCCCGCACGGGGGAAACCTGTTGCCCGGCCATTCCCGCTCGCCGCGGTTCCCTTTATCCGTCTGGATGGCGAAAGTTACCCCGGAAGCTTGCGCATGTCAGCACTGCGGGAAGGACCTGCCGTGATGGTCCGCTACGGGGAGATATTCCTCAAGAGCAGCCCTGTCCACAGGGAGTTCACCGGCGTCCTCCTCCGGAACTGCAGGCAGGCACTCCTCTCGGAAGGCCTCGCCACGGACGCGAGGGTCATGAGGGGCAGGATATTCTTCTACGGCAATTCTCCCGGAAAGGTCGCGGACGTTCTCTCCCGCGTCTTTGGGATCGTCGACGTCGCGGTCTGCACGGTGACCGCGCCGGATCCCGATGCCGTCACCCGCGCTGCCGTCGCGCTCGCGGCGCGCTCCCTCGGCAGTGGGATGCGGTTTGCGGTCCGGGCACGGAGGGAGGGCGTCCCCGGGATCACGAGCCAGGACCTCGCCGCGCGGGTGGGGTCCGCCGTGCTCTCCGCCATCCCCGGTGCGGTCGTCGACCTCGACAACCCCGATTACGAGGTACACGTCGAGCTGCGGGCATCGGGCGGGGTCGTGTACGACAGGCGCATCCCCGCACCCGGCGGGCTCCCCCTCGGGACACAGGGGAGGGTCCTCGTCCTCCTCTCGGCCGGAATAGACTCGCCCGTCGCCGCGTGGCTGATGATGAAACGGGGGTGCGAGGTCACTGCGCTCCACGTGAGCCCGGGGGGACCGGCAGGGGAGGAGACGGTCGCGGGGGTCCTCGGCCTCGCCTCCGTGCTCTCGGAGTGGTGCAGGGGTTTCCCTATCCGCGTCCTCGTCGTCGACGCGGGGCCTTTCTACCAGAGGCTCGTTGCGAGGGGCAACCCGAGGTTCCGGTGCATCCTCTGCAAGAGGTTCATGGTACGGCTCGGCAGTCTCCTCGCCATGCGCGAGGGGATCCCCGCGATCTGCACGGGCGAGAACCTCGGGCAGGTCGCGTCCCAGACACTCCAGAACCTCGCCGTGATCTCCCGCGCGGCAACGGTCCCCCTGTTCCGGCCACTCGTCGCGTACGACAAGCAGGAGATCGTCGCGCTCGGGAGGAAGATCGGGTCGTTCGAGAGGGCGAAGAGCACGCTTTCCTGCCCGTACGTGCCCCCGACGCCCGCGACGGTCTCCGACGAGGGCACGATTGCCGCGCTCGAGGAAGGCTTTTGGGGAGACGCGCTCGGGGAGGCCCTCCTCTCCGGCGCGGAGGAGTACGTCGCGTTGAACGGGAGTGTCTCCCGGGCCGGCTCGCGGGAAGGGTGACGGCAGTCAGGGGGCCTCGCCCGCGGCCGGCGCGTTCTCCGCGGGGGGCAACGTGACCTCCCGGACGGCGGGCCTCACACCGATGTAGGAGCAATACCCCTTGTAGCACGCGATCGCGCCCGCAGTCTGGTTGAAGAACAGCCTTTGCCGGTTCCCGGCATCCATCATCCACGAGTCTATCGCCTGGGTCTCGATCCCGGGGATGTAGGTTGTCCACTGGCCGTACAGGGTCTCGATGAGCGTCTCGTTGAGCGAGAACCCGTGGCCCCGCTTGAGCGCGAGGGCAGAGGACCCCGTGACCGGGTTCGTGTAATCGAGGTACCTGTACTCGGCCATGTCCCTCGCCCTCGCGAGGGCGAGCCCGTACGCCCTCTCGTCGAAGAGCACGGGGCTTGCCCCCTCCGCCACGCGGAGGCGGTTGAGGTAGAGGATCGCATGCCTGCTCTCGTC
Proteins encoded in this region:
- the thiI gene encoding tRNA uracil 4-sulfurtransferase ThiI; this encodes MSALREGPAVMVRYGEIFLKSSPVHREFTGVLLRNCRQALLSEGLATDARVMRGRIFFYGNSPGKVADVLSRVFGIVDVAVCTVTAPDPDAVTRAAVALAARSLGSGMRFAVRARREGVPGITSQDLAARVGSAVLSAIPGAVVDLDNPDYEVHVELRASGGVVYDRRIPAPGGLPLGTQGRVLVLLSAGIDSPVAAWLMMKRGCEVTALHVSPGGPAGEETVAGVLGLASVLSEWCRGFPIRVLVVDAGPFYQRLVARGNPRFRCILCKRFMVRLGSLLAMREGIPAICTGENLGQVASQTLQNLAVISRAATVPLFRPLVAYDKQEIVALGRKIGSFERAKSTLSCPYVPPTPATVSDEGTIAALEEGFWGDALGEALLSGAEEYVALNGSVSRAGSREG